In Nitrospinota bacterium, one genomic interval encodes:
- a CDS encoding ATP-binding protein yields the protein MANLVKKLADSHRPTLGHKESLEIHELINEILLLKGNDLRKKNIKVEKFYSPDVPRLEGISDQLKQVMLNLIQNAGDAISEKGGEITLSTARLNETVEINIKDTGSGIDPEKINSIFEPFFTTKGPNQGSGLGLSVSHGIIKSHSGNIRVKSKQGQGTTFTVTLPINGEKK from the coding sequence ATGGCGAATCTTGTCAAAAAGCTTGCGGATTCCCATCGCCCCACACTTGGCCACAAAGAGTCTCTTGAAATACACGAACTGATCAATGAAATTTTATTGTTAAAGGGTAATGATCTAAGAAAAAAGAATATCAAAGTTGAAAAATTTTATTCCCCTGATGTTCCCAGACTGGAAGGGATTTCCGATCAGCTCAAACAGGTGATGCTGAATCTGATACAAAATGCCGGGGATGCCATCTCCGAGAAAGGTGGGGAAATAACCCTCTCCACAGCAAGACTTAATGAAACCGTTGAGATAAATATTAAAGATACAGGATCTGGTATAGACCCTGAAAAAATCAATTCCATTTTCGAGCCGTTCTTCACCACCAAGGGGCCTAACCAAGGCTCGGGACTGGGGTTATCTGTGAGCCACGGCATTATTAAATCCCATAGCGGAAATATCAGAGTGAAAAGTAAGCAGGGTCAGGGAACGACCTTCACCGTCACCCTGCCCATTAATGGAGAAAAGAAATGA
- a CDS encoding response regulator, which produces MSHYHILHVDDEESIRMVMSLDLKEEGYAVDSAGSGKEALEKLETSHYDLIITDLNMEGMNGIEVMQEAKKMKPEIMVMMLTAYGSLDSAVQALRLGASDYLFKPYDRSELFLRIKNCFEKLELQKKVTLYETILTMCTICRKIQDDTDAEPGEGKWTYPDIYLKERANVDNKKTFCPECFKDWKRQLAAD; this is translated from the coding sequence ATGAGTCACTACCATATACTGCATGTCGATGACGAGGAAAGCATTCGAATGGTAATGAGCCTTGACCTGAAAGAAGAGGGCTATGCTGTAGACTCGGCTGGCTCCGGGAAAGAAGCCCTAGAAAAACTAGAGACGTCTCACTATGACCTGATCATCACAGATTTAAATATGGAGGGGATGAATGGGATTGAGGTGATGCAAGAAGCAAAAAAGATGAAACCTGAAATAATGGTGATGATGCTGACCGCTTATGGCTCCCTCGATTCCGCCGTTCAGGCTCTGCGGTTGGGGGCCTCTGACTATCTGTTCAAGCCCTATGACCGATCCGAGCTTTTCCTCAGAATTAAAAATTGCTTTGAAAAGCTGGAGTTGCAAAAAAAGGTGACCCTCTATGAAACTATCCTGACCATGTGCACCATTTGCAGAAAAATTCAGGATGACACCGATGCAGAACCTGGAGAGGGGAAATGGACGTATCCCGACATATACCTTAAGGAAAGAGCCAATGTCGATAACAAGAAAACTTTTTGTCCTGAATGTTTTAAAGATTGGAAGCGACAATTAGCTGCAGACTAA